Part of the Paeniglutamicibacter sulfureus genome, AGCAGAAGGTTGGGGCCACGGCCACCGGGTCCGTCGTCGATGTCCTCATGTTCCTCGAAGTACGCGTCCATGGCATCGGCCCAGGCATCGGCACCGAAGCCGCTGTGCCCGTCCAGCTCGCCCAGGGCACCGTCCTGCTCGTCGGCGAAGAGCTTCACGCGGCGGAACATTTCGTTGCGCACCATCACGCGGAAGGCGCGCTCGTTGGAGGTCAGGCGCTCGGGGGCCGGCGGGATGATCTCGGCGTCGGGCTCGTGCAGCACGCCGTTGGCCAGTTCCTCCCATTCGTCCAGCAGCGAGGAGTCGATCTGGCGGATCAGTTCCCCGAGCCATTCGATGAGGTCCGACAGGTCCTCCCGAAGCGCGTCCTGCGGCACGGTCTGGCGCAGCGCCTTGAAGGCGTCGGTGAGGTAGCGAAGCAACACGCCCTCGGAGCGGGCCAGCGAGTAGAACTGCACGTATTCGCTGAAGCTCATGGCGCGCTCGTACATGTCCCTGACCACCGACTTGGGGGCCACCTCGAAGTCGCCGAGCCACGGGGCACCGGCGCGATACTGCTCAAACGCGTTGCCCAGCACCTCGGCCAGCGGCTGCGGGTAGCTGACCTCCTCGAGCGCGGCCATGCGGTCGTTGTACTCCATGCCCTCGGCCTTCATCGCGGCGATCGCCTCGCCGCGGGCCTTCTTCTCCTGGGCCGAGAGCACCTGGCGCGGCTTTTCCAGCGTCGCCTCGATGACCGAGACCACATCCAGCGCATAGCCGGGGGACTCGGCGTCGAAGAGCTCAAGGGCCGCCAGCGCGAAGGGGGACAACGGCTGGTTCAGCGCGAAGTTCTCCTGCAGGTGCACCGTGAGGGCCAGCATGTTGCCGTGCCTGTCGGGGTGTTCGAGGCGTTCGACGACGCCGGTGGCCAGCAGCTCGCGCAGGATGCCCAGCGCCTTGCGCTGCAGGGCGCGCTGGCGCACCGGGGGCTCGTGGTTCTCCGTGAGCAGCCGGCGCGCCGCGGCAAAGGAATCGCCCTCGCGCGCCAGCAGGTTCAGCAGGATCGAGTGGGTCACCGCGAACGAGGAGTTCAGCGTCTCGGGGGTGGAGACGATGATCCGTTCGTAGGTCTTCTCGCCCCAGGTCACGAAGCCCTGCGGCGGCTTCTTCTTGGTCACCTGGCGCAGCTTCTTGGAGTCGTCGCCGAACTTCGCCAGCGCCTTCTCCATGGCCTTTTTGTTCTCGATGGAGTGCTCGGGGGCCTGCACGACGACGGTCCCGGCGGTGTCGAACCCGGCGCGGCCCGCGCGTCCGGCGATCTGGTGGAATTCGCGGGCGTTCAGGATGCGCGTGCGCACCCCGTCGTACTTGGACAGCGCGGTGATCAACACCGTGCGGATGGGCACGTTGATGCCAACGCCCAGGGTGTCGGTGCCGCAGATGACCTTCAGCAGGCCGGCCTGGGCCAGCTGCTCGACCAACCGGCGGTACTTGGGCAGCATGCCGGCATGGTGCACGCCGATGCCGTGGCGGACCAGCCGGTTCAGCGTCTTGCCGAAGCCCGGGGCGAACCGGAATCCGGCGATCAGCTCGGAGATCCGGTCCTTTTCCTCGCGGGTGCATACGTTGATGCTCATCAACCCGCTGGCCCGGTCGATGGCCTCCAGCTGGCTGAAGTGCACCACGTAGATCGGCACCTGCTTGGTGCCCAGCAATTCCTCGATGGCTTCCTGCACCGGGTCCTGCGAGTAGTAGTAGTGCAGGGGGATGGGGCGTTCGGCGTGCGCCACGGTGGTGGTGGCGCGCCCGGTGCGCAGCGTGAGTTCGTCCTCGAACCGGGTAACGTCGCCGAGGGTCGCGCTCATCAGCAGGAACTGAGCCTGCGGGAGTTCCAGCAGCGGGACCTGCCAGGCCCAACCGCGCTGCGGGTCGGCATAGAAGTGGAACTCGTCCATGACCACCGGACCCAGGTCGGCGTTCTTGCCTTCGCGCAGCGCAATGTTCGCCAGGATTTCGGCGGTGCAACAGATGATGGGTGCATCCTGGTTCACCGAGGAGTCACCGGTGACCATGCCGACGTTCTCCGCGCCGAAGATCTTGCAGAGGTCAAAGAACTTTTCCGAGACCAGCGCCTTGATCGGCGCCGTGTAGTAGCTGCGTTCCCCGCGGGCCAGTGCATGGAAGTGCGCGGCGACCGCCACCAGGGACTTGCCTGAACCCGTGGGTGTGGCCAGGATGACGTTGTTGCCTGCCACGAACTCCATGACGGCCTCGTCCTGCGCCGGGTACAGCCCGATGCCGCGGTCCTCCACCCACTTCACGAAGGCTTCATAGGTTGATTCGGCGGTGGCACCGCGCGGGGGAGTGTTGGGCAGCAACTCGGTAAGTTTCATGATGTGTCCAAGACTATCGGTTTACGTGGACCTTTCCGCCTACGCTGTGGTTATGAAATGGGACCCGAACAAGTACGTGCAGTTCGCAGATCACCGAGATCGTCCGTTTTACGATCTGACGGCCCGCATCACCGCCGCGACACCGCAACTGGTGGTGGACATGGGGTGCGGTCCCGGACCGCTGACGCATTCCCTGGCCGAGCGCTGGCCGGACGCCCGCGTGGTGGGCCTGGACTCGTCGGTGGAAATGATCGATCAGGCGCGCTCCAAGCACCATGCGGAATACCTCTCCTTTGAATTCGCCGATGCGACGCAGTGGACGCCAGAGCCAGATACCGACGTACTGGTCTCCAACGCCATGCTGCAATGGATTCCCGAACACCGGCAGTTGATCGCCCGCTGGCTGGAGGCGTTGGCGCCGGGGGCGTGGTTTGCCGCGCAGGTCCCGGGCAACTTCCATTCGCCGTCGCACGCGCTGATGAGGCAGCTCGCGGAATCGGAGCGCTGGGCGCCGCAACTGTCCGGCGTGCTGCGGCAGGACGACGCGTCGGGGGAACCCTCCGACTACCTGAAGATCCTGCTGGATGCCGGGTTTGAACCCGATGTCTGGGAGACCACCTATGGGCAAATCCTCTCTGGACCGGACCCGGTGCTGGAGTGGGTCCGCGGAACCGCGCTGCGCCCGGTCCTGGCCCGGCTCAGCGCGACAGACGCCGCCGACTTCGAGGCCCAGTACGGAGCCTTGGTGAGCGAGGCCTATCCGGCCGTTGACGACCACGGCGGCGGGACCGTCACGCTCTTTCCCTTCCGTCGCATCTTCATGGTGGGCCGCAAGCGCTAGATTGCCCCGGGGAGCCGTGCCCTCTCGTAGGGTGGGGACATGGGAAAAAGCCTCTTGCCCGCGCTCGCCGTGGCCACCCTTATGCTCAGTGCCTGTGCGGGACCATCGGCCGACGAATTCCGCCAGCGCGATGTCCAGGGAAACACTGCCTGCATCCACTTTGGCAGCGGTTATACGGACGATGGAAGCGTAGGCCGCGCCAACATGGCCAAGGCCGCGGAACATGGCGCCGCGTCGTCAACCGAGTCGATTCGCGCGGCGGTGTCAACTGATGCCGCCGGAGTACCGGTCATCACGGACGAGGAATCTTTCAAGAGCGCCTGCGAGGCGCAGGGGATGCGTTTCAAGTAGGCAGGGGTGTCGAACGTGCTCCTCCGCACGTTGCCCAAGGTGGTATCTCGATCCTGCGGTGACATGGATTTTTGGGAGCCTGAAAATTCATCAAGCTCTTCATATTTGTCTGGAACAGGCGTATAGTAGTAAATATGTTCGAAGAGTGCGAAGGCTACTTGTCGAACCCGAGCTCGCTCTCCGCCGAGGCTGCCGGGGAAATTCTCCTTGGCCACCGCCACATACCCGTAGGCATGGAAATGCCCGCCAGGGAACGCGCGTTGGCGCAAAGGCCAGGGGATGAATACGTCGATTTCATCGACGACGTCGGCGTTGCCATGACCCTCCTGCCCCAGAATGTTGGAGAACGGGTCAGAGTGGCGAGGATTTCGGCACTGGAAAGGGCCAAGGCTGCAATCTGTGCGGCCCAGGCCAAGGAAGCCTACGGGCTCGAGCAGGACATCATCGCCCGGCATGAGGATGAGGGGATCTACACGGAGAACCCGAACCGCGGTGCTGGTGCCGAAGTGGCGCTGGCTCGCAAGGTCGCACAACGCCTAGGGTCGAGCTTTATCTCTTACTCGAAATCCATGATCGAGCACATGCCCTATACCTATAACGCCTTGGAGCGCGGAGAACTCAACGAAGATCGGGCCATGCTCCTGGTGCGCGAAACCAACAAGTTGGATCCCGGCGTCCGTGAACTCATTGACCGGGAAATCGCTGGCGAGCGTGGCGCGTTGGAAGGCGTAGGCGACAAACAACTCCTGGCTCGAGCCAAGAAGGAAGTTCTGGCGTTCAGCAACAAAGCGGATATGAACAACCATGCCGACGCGATGAATAAGCGACGCATATCCGTGACGCCCACTCCGGACGGGATGATGCGAGTGAGCGGGCTGCTGCCAGTTGTGCAAGGCGTGGCCCTTAAGGAGGCGCTGGCCAAGGCTGCTGCCAAACGCCGCTCAGCGGAAGACAAGCGCACCGATGCGCAGGTCATGGCCGACTTCGTGGTGGAGTGTGTCACCGGCCAGCAACTGGCCTCGCGACCGCCACTGTCGGTTGAGGTCGTGATGACGGACCGATGCTTAATGGTAGGTGACAGCGAGCCGGCATTCATCAAAGGCTACGGAACCGTATCCGCAGAGTATGCACGCTGGATGATCACTGGTGACCGCACCGGTCCCGACGGTGAAAATGAAGCAGAAGCATGGGTCCGACGCCTATATACGGCTCCGGTTAGCGGTCAGCTCGTGGCCATGGACTCGGAAGCTCGGATTCTTCCTCAAAAGCTGAAGGAATTGATCTCGATACGAGATCAGTTCTGTCGCACACCCTATTGCGACGCCCCGATTCGCCACTACGACCACGTTTACCAAGTGGCCAGGGGCGGAAAGACGACGGAAGTCAATGGCGATGGACGATGCGTTCGCTGCAACCAGACCAAGGAAACGTCCGGTTGGGAAGAATTCGTGATTCTGGGTCCCCGGCACACGATCCTGATAAAAACGCCCAGCGGGCAGATGTACCGAGCCATGGCGCCGCCGTTGCCGGGGACGCCCGAATCGCCTCCACCTGGCTCGACCGACAGTGTCGTGATTACCAGCCTCTAGCGCGCCACTCCGCCAGGCTCGGCCGCTCCGCGCCCAACGTCGTCGTGGCCCCGTGACCCGGAAGCACCAGGGTTTCATCGGGATACTGCTCGAAGAGTCGTGTGGTTACGTCATCAAGCAACGTCGTGAAGCGCTGCGGATCGTTCTGCGTGTTCCCCACGCCACCCGGGAACAGCGAGTCGCCACTGAAGATCACCGTGGTGCCTCCGCTGTCACGAAGTACATAGGCGATGGATCCTGGGGTATGGCCACGCAGGTGCACGCACTCCAGGACCGTTGTCCCCACCGACACCGTGTCGCCGTGGTTCAATGCAACGTCAATGGCCACATCGGCACCCTCCGCAATTCCCTGTACGTCCTCAGTACCCGCATAGGTTTTCGCGCCGGTGCGCTTCGCGTACTCGTGCAGCGCCCTGATGTGGTCCCAGTGCTGGTGAGTGGTCGCGATGCCCTCAAGCCTCGGGGCAACCTCCGAGTCGGACGAAGCGGATGCGATCAGGCCGTCGATGGCCGGCACGTCGTCGGCGGCATCAATCAGGAGTTGCGAGCCGTCGCTCTTCGAAGTCACCAGGTAAATGTTGTTGGACATTTCGGAGACGCTCACGGATCGTATGCTCACGTCGGTGAGGTCAAGGAAGATTTCTGTCATGACTTCACCTTACGTGGCGCAGCCATGGCCAGGCGATAGTCTGAAACGAAGGCCCTGCCCCCAGCATCAACGAAGGAAGGCTCGCATGGACAGCAATCCACTGGCATTTGTCACTGTCGACAGCACCGACAAAACCCCTCCCTACCAACAAGTCAGGCAGCAGATCCTGGCCGCCATCTCCAAGGGGCGCCTCAAGGCAGGAACCAAGTTGCCTTCGGTTCGGGCGCTCGCCGAGCAGTTGGGCCTCGCGGTCAACACCGCGGCAAAGGTCTACAAGGAGCTGGAAGCCAGCGGTGCGGTCGTGACCCGCGGGCGACACGGCACCATTGTCCAGGCCACCGGTGATGAAGGATCGGTTGCGGTGGCCGACGCCGCGTCGGAATTTGCTGCCGTTGCGACACGCTGGGGGATCTCCGAAAAAGCGGCCGTCGGCTACGTTCGCGCAGCGTTCAGTTCCCAGGTCGGCTAGACCCAAGTCTTGTTCCTCACAAGGACGCGCAATTCGAACCAGTTTTCGATTAGCATGTTCTGGTGGCTACTTCCCGCTCCCTTGAAACCCTCCGTCCGCACGACCTGACCCGCTTGGTGGTCAAGGGCGCGCGCGAGCACAACCTGCGCAATGTCGACCTGGATTTGCCGCGCGACGCGATGATCGTGTTTACCGGCCTCTCCGGCTCGGGCAAGTCCTCCCTCGCATTCGACACCATCTTTGCTGAGGGGCAGCGGCGCTATGTCGAATCGCTGTCTGCGTACGCCCGACAATTCCTCGGCCAGGTCGACAAGCCCGACGTCGACTTCATCGAGGGACTCTCGCCGGCGGTGTCGATCGACCAAAAGTCGACCTCCAAGAACCCCCGCTCCACCGTGGGAACCATCACGGAAATCTACGACTACATGCGCCTTCTCTGGGCCCGTGTGGGTCGCCCCTATTGCCCTGTCTGCGGCGAGGCCGTCACGAAGCAGACCCCGCAACAGATCGTTGACCAACTGCTTGAGCTGGAACCCAAAACCCGTTTCCAGGTCCTGGCACCCGTAGTCCGCGGCCGCAAGGGGGAATTCGTCGACCTGTTCAAGGAACTGGGTTCCAAGGGCTATTCCCGCGCACGGGTCGACGGTGAAACGATCCAGCTCAGCGATCCGCCGAAGCTCGGCAAGCAGTTCAAGCACACCATCGAGGTTGTCATCGACCGTCTGGCCATCAACGACACCGTTCGCCAGCGCCTGACCGACTCCATCGAAACCGCGCTCAACCTCGCCGAGGGCCGGGTCCTGATTGATTTCGTGGACCTCGATCCGGAAGACGAGGGTCGTATACGCGCCTTCTCCGAAAACCTTGCCTGCCCCAACGAACACCCGTTGGCCATCGATGAGATCGAGCCCCGCTCGTTCTCCTTCAACAACCCATTTGGCGCATGCCCGGCCTGCAGCGGCATCGGCACGCGCCTTGAGGTCGACGAAGACCTGATCATTCCCGACGTCGAGATGCCGCTGGGACAAGGCGCCATCGCGCCATGGTCGTTGGGAGCAGCAACCAGCGAATACTGGAACCGCCTGCTCGAGGGCCTTGGCGCCGAACTCGACTTCACACTCGAGACCCCTTGGAACAAGCTGCCCGCGGTGGCCCGGCAGGCCATTCTGCACGGCAAGGACCACAAGGTCGTCGTGCAGTACAAGAACCGCTTCGGTCGGGAACGGAAGTACTCCACCGGCTTCGAGGGAGTGGTGCAGTACATCCACCGCAAGCACCTGGAAACCGAGTCGGACAATGCCCGCGACAAGTACGAAGAGTACATGCGGCAGATCCCGTGCCCGGAATGCAACGGCGCACGCCTGAACTCCGCCTCCCTCTCGGTGTTGATCAACGGCAAGTCCATTGCCGAGGTCTCCGCCATGCCGATGCGCACTTGTTCCGAGTTCCTTGAGAACCTCGTCCTGAGCGGGCGCGAGGCACAGATTGCCACCCAGGTGCTCAAAGAGATCCAGGCCCGCCTGCGCTTCCTGCTGGACGTCGGACTCGAGTACCTGAACCTGGAACGCGCCGCCGGCACGCTCTCCGGCGGCGAGGCCCAGCGCATCCGCCTGGCCACGCAGATCGGCTCCGGCCTGGTGGGCGTGCTCTACGTGCTTGACGAGCCCTCCATCGGCCTGCACCAGCGCGACAACCGCAGGCTCATCGAAACCCTGACCCGGCTGCGTTCGCTGGGCAACACCCTGATCGTCGTCGAGCACGACGAGGACACCATTGCCGAGGCCGACTGGATCGTCGACATCGGTCCGGGCGCCGGGGAACACGGCGGCGAGGTCGTGCACTCCGGATCACTGGCGGACCTGAAGGCGAACACCCGCTCCATCACCGGCGATTACCTGTCCGGGCGTAGGAAGATCGAGGTGCCCGCCAAGCGCCGCAAGATCGACAAGAAGCGCCAGGTCACCGTCGTGGGCGCCCGCGAAAACAACCTCGAGGATCTCACCGCGCGCTTCCCGCTCGGTGTCCTGACGGCCATCACCGGCGTCTCCGGCTCGGGGAAGTCCACCCTGGTCAACGACGTCCTCTACAAGGTGCTGGCCAACAAGCTCAACGGCGCCAAGCAGGTCCCGGGGCGGCACACCCGCGTCGAGGGCCTCGAGCACCTGGACAAGGTCATCCACGTCGACCAGTCGCCCATCGGCCGCACCCCGCGATCGAACCCGGCGACCTACACCGGGGTCTTCGACCACATCCGCAAGCTCTTTGCAGAGACCAACGAGGCCAAGGTCCGCGGCTACCTGCCGGGCCGATTCTCCTTCAACGTGAAGGGAGGACGCTGCGAATCCTGCTCGGGCGACGGCACGCTGAAGATCGAGATGAACTTCCTGCCCGACGTGTATGTCCCGTGTGAGGTTTGCCATGGTGCGCGCTACAATCGCGAGACCCTGGAAGTGCACTACAAGGGCAAATCCATTGCCGACGTGCTGAACATGCCGATCGAGGAGGGCGCGGAATTCTTCGCCGCCTTCACCCCGATCGCCCGCCACCTGCGCACGCTGGTGGACGTGGGGCTCGGCTACGTCCGCCTCGGACAGGCCTCCACCACGCTTTCCGGCGGCGAGGCTCAGCGCGTGAAGCTCGCCGCGGAATTGCAGAAACGTTCCAACGGCCGCTCCATCTACGTGCTCGACGAACCCACCACGGGCCTGCATTTCGAGGATATCCGCAAGCTCCTGCTGGTCCTGCAGGGTCTCGTCGATAAGGGCAACACCGTGATCACGATCGAGCACAACCTCGATGTCATCAAGTCCGCCGACTGGGTCATCGACCTGGGCCCCGAGGGTGGATCCGGCGGCGGCGAGATCATTGCCGTCGGCACCCCGGAAGAGGTCGCCAAGGCCGAAGACAGCTACACCGGAAGGTTCCTCGCGCCGCTACTTGGCTAGGCCCCACGGCCGTTCGTGTATGCCGCTTCGGGCATGCACGAACGGCGATGGCGCCCAGTCCATGCGAGAATACAACAGTGATGATTGCTCCCTCCGCCGTGCTCCTTGACCTCGATGGAACCCTCGTGGATCCGGCCGGGGCCATCACCTCGGGTATCCGCCATGCGTTGACGCAGGCGCAGATCCCCGACCCGGGTGAAGAAAAACTCCGTTCCCTCATCGGGCCGCCGCTGAGCATCGGGCTGGCCTCCATCGACGGCGTCACCGCCGCCGACATCGGCTTCCTGATCGCCACCTACCGCGCGCAATATGCCGAAACCGGCATGGCAGCCTCGCGTCCCTACCCGGGCGTGAAGGAGCTTCTGGCAGCACTTCGCACCGCCGGGACCACGGTGCTGGTGGCCACGGCCAAGCCCACGTACATTGCCCGCCAACTGCTTGCTGTGCAGAAAATCACCCCGCTGCTTGACGGGATCTTCGGCAACGACGACGAGGGCGACGGCACATCGTCCTCCAAGACCCACATCATCGCCGCGGCGATGAGCGAACACGACCTGGACCCGGCAAGCTGCGTCATGGTGGGGGACCGCCGCTACGACATCGAGGCTGCCCACGAGAACAACATCGCGTCCATCGGCGCGGGCTGGGGGTTCGCCGACGACGGCGAACTGGCAGCCGCCGGGGCAGGCGCCCACGCGGCGGACCTTGCCGAACTTGCCGACCTCTTGCTGGGCAACGCCGCCGGGGAAGCCGTGCGCGCATCGGTCATGGCAGCCACCACCAAGGGAGCCAGCGCCTAAATGAGCCTGTACACCATGACCCGCTCCTCGATCCGCGGGCTGCTTTCGGGGCTGTGCCGTCCCACCGTCACCGGCCTGGAAAACGTGCCGCGCACCGGGCCCGTCATCATCGCCTCAAACCACCTCTCCTTCCTGGACTCCATCATCATCCAGGCGCTGACCCCGCGCGACGTGGCGTTCTTCGCCAAGGCCGAGTACTTCACCACCCCCGGCCTCAAAGGCAAGGCCATGAAGACCTTCTTCGAGTCCGTGGGCTCCATCCCGGTGCAGCGCGGCGAGCAGGCTGCCTCCGTGGCGGCACTGGAATCCCTGGTCGACATCCTGGAAACCGGCGGCGGCATCGGCATCTACCCCGAGGGCACCCGCTCCCGTGACGGCATGCTCTACCGCGGACGCACCGGCGTGGGCTGGCTGGCGCTGAGCACCGGGGCGCCGGTGGTGCCAGTCGGACTCATCGGCACCGAGAAGCTGCAGCCGGCCGGAACCAACCGGATTACCCCGCACCACTTCACCCTGGCCTTCGGCAAGCCGCTGCAATTCGAGCACCTGGGACGCAAGCACCCGCTGCCGCAGCGCCGCGCAGCCACCGACACGATCGTC contains:
- a CDS encoding DEAD/DEAH box helicase produces the protein MKLTELLPNTPPRGATAESTYEAFVKWVEDRGIGLYPAQDEAVMEFVAGNNVILATPTGSGKSLVAVAAHFHALARGERSYYTAPIKALVSEKFFDLCKIFGAENVGMVTGDSSVNQDAPIICCTAEILANIALREGKNADLGPVVMDEFHFYADPQRGWAWQVPLLELPQAQFLLMSATLGDVTRFEDELTLRTGRATTTVAHAERPIPLHYYYSQDPVQEAIEELLGTKQVPIYVVHFSQLEAIDRASGLMSINVCTREEKDRISELIAGFRFAPGFGKTLNRLVRHGIGVHHAGMLPKYRRLVEQLAQAGLLKVICGTDTLGVGINVPIRTVLITALSKYDGVRTRILNAREFHQIAGRAGRAGFDTAGTVVVQAPEHSIENKKAMEKALAKFGDDSKKLRQVTKKKPPQGFVTWGEKTYERIIVSTPETLNSSFAVTHSILLNLLAREGDSFAAARRLLTENHEPPVRQRALQRKALGILRELLATGVVERLEHPDRHGNMLALTVHLQENFALNQPLSPFALAALELFDAESPGYALDVVSVIEATLEKPRQVLSAQEKKARGEAIAAMKAEGMEYNDRMAALEEVSYPQPLAEVLGNAFEQYRAGAPWLGDFEVAPKSVVRDMYERAMSFSEYVQFYSLARSEGVLLRYLTDAFKALRQTVPQDALREDLSDLIEWLGELIRQIDSSLLDEWEELANGVLHEPDAEIIPPAPERLTSNERAFRVMVRNEMFRRVKLFADEQDGALGELDGHSGFGADAWADAMDAYFEEHEDIDDGPGGRGPNLLLITPSKESWKVRQVFADPANHHDWGIDATVNLADSDEAGYPVITVTGVGRQD
- a CDS encoding trans-aconitate 2-methyltransferase: MKWDPNKYVQFADHRDRPFYDLTARITAATPQLVVDMGCGPGPLTHSLAERWPDARVVGLDSSVEMIDQARSKHHAEYLSFEFADATQWTPEPDTDVLVSNAMLQWIPEHRQLIARWLEALAPGAWFAAQVPGNFHSPSHALMRQLAESERWAPQLSGVLRQDDASGEPSDYLKILLDAGFEPDVWETTYGQILSGPDPVLEWVRGTALRPVLARLSATDAADFEAQYGALVSEAYPAVDDHGGGTVTLFPFRRIFMVGRKR
- a CDS encoding HNH endonuclease, which gives rise to MFEECEGYLSNPSSLSAEAAGEILLGHRHIPVGMEMPARERALAQRPGDEYVDFIDDVGVAMTLLPQNVGERVRVARISALERAKAAICAAQAKEAYGLEQDIIARHEDEGIYTENPNRGAGAEVALARKVAQRLGSSFISYSKSMIEHMPYTYNALERGELNEDRAMLLVRETNKLDPGVRELIDREIAGERGALEGVGDKQLLARAKKEVLAFSNKADMNNHADAMNKRRISVTPTPDGMMRVSGLLPVVQGVALKEALAKAAAKRRSAEDKRTDAQVMADFVVECVTGQQLASRPPLSVEVVMTDRCLMVGDSEPAFIKGYGTVSAEYARWMITGDRTGPDGENEAEAWVRRLYTAPVSGQLVAMDSEARILPQKLKELISIRDQFCRTPYCDAPIRHYDHVYQVARGGKTTEVNGDGRCVRCNQTKETSGWEEFVILGPRHTILIKTPSGQMYRAMAPPLPGTPESPPPGSTDSVVITSL
- a CDS encoding MBL fold metallo-hydrolase gives rise to the protein MTEIFLDLTDVSIRSVSVSEMSNNIYLVTSKSDGSQLLIDAADDVPAIDGLIASASSDSEVAPRLEGIATTHQHWDHIRALHEYAKRTGAKTYAGTEDVQGIAEGADVAIDVALNHGDTVSVGTTVLECVHLRGHTPGSIAYVLRDSGGTTVIFSGDSLFPGGVGNTQNDPQRFTTLLDDVTTRLFEQYPDETLVLPGHGATTTLGAERPSLAEWRARGW
- a CDS encoding GntR family transcriptional regulator, which codes for MDSNPLAFVTVDSTDKTPPYQQVRQQILAAISKGRLKAGTKLPSVRALAEQLGLAVNTAAKVYKELEASGAVVTRGRHGTIVQATGDEGSVAVADAASEFAAVATRWGISEKAAVGYVRAAFSSQVG
- the uvrA gene encoding excinuclease ABC subunit UvrA; this translates as MATSRSLETLRPHDLTRLVVKGAREHNLRNVDLDLPRDAMIVFTGLSGSGKSSLAFDTIFAEGQRRYVESLSAYARQFLGQVDKPDVDFIEGLSPAVSIDQKSTSKNPRSTVGTITEIYDYMRLLWARVGRPYCPVCGEAVTKQTPQQIVDQLLELEPKTRFQVLAPVVRGRKGEFVDLFKELGSKGYSRARVDGETIQLSDPPKLGKQFKHTIEVVIDRLAINDTVRQRLTDSIETALNLAEGRVLIDFVDLDPEDEGRIRAFSENLACPNEHPLAIDEIEPRSFSFNNPFGACPACSGIGTRLEVDEDLIIPDVEMPLGQGAIAPWSLGAATSEYWNRLLEGLGAELDFTLETPWNKLPAVARQAILHGKDHKVVVQYKNRFGRERKYSTGFEGVVQYIHRKHLETESDNARDKYEEYMRQIPCPECNGARLNSASLSVLINGKSIAEVSAMPMRTCSEFLENLVLSGREAQIATQVLKEIQARLRFLLDVGLEYLNLERAAGTLSGGEAQRIRLATQIGSGLVGVLYVLDEPSIGLHQRDNRRLIETLTRLRSLGNTLIVVEHDEDTIAEADWIVDIGPGAGEHGGEVVHSGSLADLKANTRSITGDYLSGRRKIEVPAKRRKIDKKRQVTVVGARENNLEDLTARFPLGVLTAITGVSGSGKSTLVNDVLYKVLANKLNGAKQVPGRHTRVEGLEHLDKVIHVDQSPIGRTPRSNPATYTGVFDHIRKLFAETNEAKVRGYLPGRFSFNVKGGRCESCSGDGTLKIEMNFLPDVYVPCEVCHGARYNRETLEVHYKGKSIADVLNMPIEEGAEFFAAFTPIARHLRTLVDVGLGYVRLGQASTTLSGGEAQRVKLAAELQKRSNGRSIYVLDEPTTGLHFEDIRKLLLVLQGLVDKGNTVITIEHNLDVIKSADWVIDLGPEGGSGGGEIIAVGTPEEVAKAEDSYTGRFLAPLLG
- a CDS encoding HAD hydrolase-like protein; this encodes MIAPSAVLLDLDGTLVDPAGAITSGIRHALTQAQIPDPGEEKLRSLIGPPLSIGLASIDGVTAADIGFLIATYRAQYAETGMAASRPYPGVKELLAALRTAGTTVLVATAKPTYIARQLLAVQKITPLLDGIFGNDDEGDGTSSSKTHIIAAAMSEHDLDPASCVMVGDRRYDIEAAHENNIASIGAGWGFADDGELAAAGAGAHAADLAELADLLLGNAAGEAVRASVMAATTKGASA
- a CDS encoding lysophospholipid acyltransferase family protein; the protein is MSLYTMTRSSIRGLLSGLCRPTVTGLENVPRTGPVIIASNHLSFLDSIIIQALTPRDVAFFAKAEYFTTPGLKGKAMKTFFESVGSIPVQRGEQAASVAALESLVDILETGGGIGIYPEGTRSRDGMLYRGRTGVGWLALSTGAPVVPVGLIGTEKLQPAGTNRITPHHFTLAFGKPLQFEHLGRKHPLPQRRAATDTIVDAIAELTGQERVDAYNQTPITD